Genomic DNA from Hordeum vulgare subsp. vulgare chromosome 2H, MorexV3_pseudomolecules_assembly, whole genome shotgun sequence:
tagcaatggcgcactgctcatgtgatgcgccattagtaaaaacatTGCAATGGCGCACCTGATTCTGGTGCACCACCACCATGGTGCGTCACTAATAGTGATATTGGGGAtaagcctttttctagtagtgttcgggtccatagctagtagctagatggcttcttctctctcttggatcttcaatacaaagttctccatgatcttcatggatatgtatacttgctatgaaagtagtcctaaagatgataggcatccaaagaggatataataaaaacttccatattcaagtgcattgattagtaagagaagtttgattcctcacaatttagttttgagatatggatttggtaatactagagttatgttagtagggtgttgtgaatctagaaatacttgcgttgaagttagtgattcccgtagcatgcacgtatggtgaaccgctatgttaggaagtcggagcataattgatttattgattgtcatcctttgtgtggcggtcgggatcgcccgatggttaacacctaccaacccttcccctaggagtatgcgtttagcactttgtttcgattactaataaaactttcgcaataagtatatgagttcttcatgactaatgtgagtccatggtatatatgcactttcaccttccaccattgctagcctctctagtgtagcacaactttcgctggtgcacaaacccaccatataccttcctcaaaacatccaccatacctacctattatggcattttcatagccattccgagatatattgccatgcaactcccactgttccgtctcatgacttgtgtcgtcactttcatattgccattgcatgatcgtaagatagctagcgagatgtttcaacgtcatacgctaagctagatcgttgcacatcctggtacactgccggaggcatttcctatagagtcatcattgctctaagtattgagttgtgagtaaataaaagtttgatgatcatcattattagagcattgtcccatacgaggaaaaaaaaagaggccaaagatgcccaccaaaaaaatgaaaagaggccaaagagcccaaacaaaaaaaagagagcgaataagagagaagggacaatgctactatctttctccacatttgtgcttcaaaatagcaccatgttcttcatgatagagagtctcttgttttgacacttctatatactagtgggaattttcattatataacttggcttgtatattccaatgatgggcttcctcaaaattgccctaggtcttcgtgagcaagcaagttggatgcacacccactatttctccttttgagctttcacacacttatagctctaagtgcatccgttgcatggtaatccctactcattcacattgatatctattgatgggcatctccatagcccgttgatacgccgagtcgatgtgaccatctcctcctttttgcctcacaacccccaccacactctattccacctatagtgctatatccatggctcacgctcatgtattgcgtgagagttgaaaaaagtttgagaaagtaagagtgcgaaaacaattacttggccaataccggggttgtgcatgatttaaattcattgtgtggggacgatggagcatagccagactatatgattttgtagggataactttccttagccttgttatttcaaaagttcatgattaccttgctagtttgcttgaagtattattgttttcatgtcaatagtaaactattgttttgaatgttacggatctgaacattcatgtcacaagaaagaagttacaaaggacaaatatgttaggtagcattccacatcaaatattcagtctttatcacttccctactcgaggacgaggaggagttaagcttggggatgcttgatacgtctccaacgtatctataatttttgatggttccatgctattatcttgtcaactttggatgttttgtatgcatgaatatgctattttatatcttttttgggactaacctattaactcagtgccaagtgccagtttctggtttttccgtgtttttgacctttttcagaggagaatattaaacggagtccaaacggaataaaactcgtggaatgattttttttccataagagaagatacggaggggacttgagaaccaaggcaaaggacccgggggaggtcacaagccccctatccgcggcCTGGGGGacgcctagcagtcttgtgggccccccgtggctccttttccctacttcttccgcctataaattctccaaaaatccaaaaacACCAAAGAgagcacgaaaatacttttccgccgccgcaaggttctgtctccgcaagatcccatttggggcacgttctggtgccctgccggatgggagattcggacacggaggccttcttcatcaacaccattgcctctccgatgatgcgtgactagttcaccatagaccttcgggtccatagctagtagctagatggcttcttctctctcttggatcttcaatacaaagttctccatgatcttcatggatatctttccgatgtaatcttcttttgtggtgtgtttgtcgagatccgatgaattgtggatttatgatcagattatctatgaatattatgtgagtctcctctgatctcttatacgcatgattttgtatccttgtaagtctcttcgagttgtgggtttcgtttggccaacttgatctataatcttgcaatgggagaagtgcttggttttgggttcataccgtgcaatgTCCTCACctaatgacagaaggggcagcgaggcatgtatcgtgttgtttccatcaagggtaaaaagatggggtttatatctattgcatgaatttatccctctacatcatgtcatcttgcttaaggcgttacttagtttgttgtgaacttaatacactagatgcatgctggatagcggtcgatgtgtggagtaatagtagtaatgcagacagtattggtctacttgtttcggacgtgatgcctatatgtatgatcattgccttaaatttcatcacgactttgcgcgattctatcaattgctcgacagtaatttgttcacccaccgtaatacttgctgtcatgagagaagcctctagtgaacactatggccccggggtctacttcacatcatattttcagctctacacttttactttgttgcactttccaccttcagatctcaccttgccattaatcgtgaagggattggcaacccctttataatgtttggtgcaagtttgtttgtttttgcgcaggtacattggtgacttgtcttgatactcccactgggttgataccttggttctcaaactgaggaaaatacttactgctactgtgttgcatcaccctttcctcttcaagggaaaaaccaacgcaagctcaagaggtagcaagcctTGTCACGTGTTGCACCACAAACTgaaaacaactggcactaggctatcAGATTGGAGTCGGAAGCTATTTTCCAAATGAAAGGTCCATCTTCATGTCGCTATGTTAATCATCCTCCACATTGACATAGCCCAGGAAAATAGAGCACTATCCGCGACAAAAATGGTCGTCCGCAAGAGGCTAAAAATAAGGGTCATCTCCCTATCTATCATCGAGAGGGCCCGAAAGCGCCAATGTGCAAAAATGACCAACTTGAAGGAGGccgatgcaaacaccaaatacttCCACCAGAAGGTTGATGCGAGGAGGCAAAAAAAACCATGTGCATAGACTTACAAACAACCAAGGGTGGATAATTGAGCATCAAAAGAAAGAGGATCTCGTTTTTTACCATTGTAGTGCAACCCTGGGCAGAGGGGGACCAAGGTCCCTTGAATTCAACTGGGTGAACTAAACATGGAGCCCCATAAGTTTTCATATCTTATGGACCCAATCATTGAAGAGGAGGTCAAAATAGCGATCGACGAATTGCCCGCAGACGGGGCACCGGGCCCTGACAGCTTCACAGGCCTTAACTTCAGAATGTGTTAGCAAACTCTGAAGTTTGATGTGTTGGTCGTGGTCCATCCCTTCGAGGATCTCGAGGGTGCCAACCTTCACTCGCTTAATTCAACCAATGTTGTACTTTTGCCAAAAAAAAGAAGGCGCAGAGGGGATATGAGACTACATGTCAATTATCCTCATTCACGCCATGAGAAAGATCATTGCAAAGGTCCTTGCGAACAGACTGCGCTGCCACATGAACAATCTTATCTCCAACGCGCAAAGTGCTTTCATGAAGAGATGGAGCATCCATGACAACTTCATGTACGTCAGAAACCTTGCTCGAAGGCTCCACAAGAGCAAAACACAGTCGCTCCTTTTCAAGCCGGGCATCTGCAAAGCTTTTGATTCTATTAAATGGTAATACATCCTACCTTATGCAAAAAAGAGGTTTCCCCACCAAGTTCATAAATTGGATCACAACCTTTTGCACTCCTGCTCTTCGAGGGTCCTCCTCAATGTGTTATCACCTCCACCAATCAAGCACGAGTGTGGTGTGCGGCAAGGCGATTTGATTTCTCTGCTATTGTTTGTCATCGCCATTGACCCTCTTCAGTGGCTTCTGGACAACGCCACCACAAAGGGACTTTTGCACAAGATCCGTGGACAGAGGGCCTCGATCCGTACCTCTCTTTTATATAGATGATGTGGCGGTTTTCATGGCACCGATCAAGAGGGATATTGACTGGCTATCTCAGATCTTGCACTGCTTTGGCAAGGTTACACACCTGACAACCAACTTCCACAAGAGTTCGGTCGTTCCCATCAGATGCGGCAATATCAACTTGATACCCATCCTCCACAGCCTACCGGCCGAAAGATCATCCTTCCCAATGAGATATATGGGGCTCCATCTTTCTATACGACAACTGAAGAAGGTGGACTTTCAATTCTTCGAGGATAAGGTGGTAGGTAAGCTCACTCCTTGGGATGGTGGCAACATCACTGCCATTGGACGCACGACTCTAGTCAAATCGGTCCTCTCCTCCCAAGTGATTTATTACATCACACCTCTCTTCGTTCCATCGAGCACCCTTCATAGTACCAACAAACTGGAAAGATGTTTCCTTTGGGCGGGATCTGACAAGACAACAGGGGTAAAATGCAAGGTCCATTGGGACTTCGTGTGGAGGCCATACGAACGTGGGGGCTTGGAGTGCTTAACACAGAAAAGTTTGTGCAAGCCTTGCTGCTCAGATGGCCATGGTTCGAATGGAAAGAGCCCTCCATGTTATGGGTTGGCATGGGCAACCCCTGCGATGAGAACGAGCTCAACCTCTTCTACGCTTCCACCACCATCACAGTGGGGAATGGTGCAAGAACACCATTCTGGGAGGCTCCATGGGTTAGTAACCAGAAACCCAAGGAAATTATTCCACTCATTTTCGAGGTTTCTTCACGCAAAACTTGGATGGTCAGAGAGGAGCTCAACAATGGGGCATGGGTGGCCAAGATCAAAGTCTCGACAAACTTCACCATGGATCATTTTCGGCAATTTGGGACCCTTTGGTCGACCATTCAAGGCCTTCACCTCGATGAGCACGCTGAAGACGATATTCTATGGAAGCACACGAACAACATGCAATACTCCGCGGCCTCCGCCTACAAGGCCCAATTCCTGGGTTTGGTCTACTCACTAATGGAGAAAATGCTATGGAAAGCTTGGGCCTCTCCCAAGGTAAAGTTTTTCTCCTGGTTGGCTACCTAGGACCGCATTTGGACCACCGACCGGCTGGCCAAGCCAGGGTGGCCGAACTGTGATCTCTGCCCACTCTGCAAGCAGGTCCAGGAGTCTCGACATCATCTATTCTATAAGTGTCGGTTCACACTCCGTCTTTGGAACTTGGTGAGCGACTAGCCCCACTTAATCGATTTTGATAATTCAGATTGGCATCTGGAGAATTCCGTTCGTGACTGGTGGGCCAGGAGATCTAACGACATCAAACCCAATAGGAAGGCCTTGGCATCCCTCACAAGCTTGTCGGATGGACTATTTAGAATGAGCGGAATGCCCGCGTCTTTCAACTCAAGAATACGTCAACAACAATCTTGCTCAACAAAATAAAAGGAGAGAGCAAGCTTTGGGTTTTTACGGGAGGAAAAAAATTGGGCACCATTGTACCGGGAGAgtggactgttggaattatgccctagaggcaataataaatatagttattattataattcctgtatcaagataatcgtttattatccatgctataattgtattgaatgaagacttatatacatgtgtggatacatagacaaaacactgtccctagcaagcctctagttggctagccagttgatcaaagatagtcagtgtcttctgattatgaacaaggtgttgttgcttgataactggatcacgtcattaggagaatcacatgatggactagacccaaactaatagacatagcatgttgatcgtgtcattttgttgctactgttttctacatgtcaagtatttgttcctatgaccatgagatcatataactcactcacaccggaagaatactttgtgtgtatcaaacgtcgcaacgtaactgggtgactataaagatgctctacaggtatctccgaaggtgttcgttgagttagtatggatcgagactaggatttgtcactccgtgtgacggagaggtatctcggggcccactcggtaatacaacatcacacacaagccttgcaagcaatgtgacttagtgtaagttacaggatcttgtattacggaacgagtaaagagacttgccggtaaacgagattgaaataggtatacggatactgacgatcgaatctcgggcaagtaacatactgaaggacaaaggaaatgacatacgggattatatgaatccttggcaccgaggttcaaacgattagatcttcgtagaatatgtaggatccaatatgggcatccaggtcccgctattggatattgaccaaggagtctctcgggtcatgtctacatagttctcgaacccgcagggtctgcacacttaaggttcgacgttgttttatgcgtatttgagttatatggttggttaccgaatgttgttcggagtcccggatgagatcacggacgtcacgagggtttctggaatggtccagaaacgaagattgatatataggatgacctcatttgattaccggatggttttcggagttaccgggaatgtaccgggaatgacgtatgggttccgggagttcaccgggggggcaacccaccccggggaagcccataggccttgagggtggcgcaccagcccttagtgggctggtgggacagcccaagaaggccctatgcgccataggaagaaaatcaaagagaaaaaaaaagaggaggtgggaaaagggggaaggactcctccttccaaacctagttggactcggtttggaaggggagggttcccccctttggctcggccgaaccccttgggggtccttggaccccaaggcaaggctccccctcttccccctatatatatacggaggttttagggctgatttgacacaactttgccacggcagcccgaccacatatctccacggttttacctctagatcgcgtttctgcggagctcgggcggagccctgctgagacgagatcatcaccaacctccggagcgccgtcacgctgccggagaactcttctacctctccgtctctcttgctggatcaagaaggccgagatcatcgtcgagttgtacgtgtgctgaacgcggaggtgccgtccgttcggcactagatcgtgagactgatcacgggacggttcgcggggaggatcgagggacgtgaggacgttctactacatcaaccgcgttcactaacgcttctgctgtacggtctacaagggtacgtagatcacacatcctctctcgtagatggacatcaccatgataggtcttcgtgcgcgtaggaaaatttttgtttcccatgcgacgttccctaacatgGACTCCATGTTGGGTTTCGGGCTTGTAACATAAATTCCATCATTTTTTAATTAATATATAAAGAAAATCTTTTGCCTTTGTTTAAAAAAATCAACAGTGATGTTTGTACATCTCCGTGTTTAGGAAATCAGGAGTGGCTGGAGTTGGGAGAGATACTATGAGTAGCAACAACGATAGTGTGAGATTCTGTTTGGCGGAGAAAGCAGGAAACATGGAAAAGCTCTGAATCTCCGGTATTCTTGCCGACCGCCAACTTTACTTTCACCGAAGTGGTTCACAGCCTTCTCTACATGTTATACACAGAAGAGTAGTTTCTAGCCATATATAAGAACAAGACATGGAGAGTTGGGTCTCCACTAAACAAAAATGTGGACGTGGTGAGACTACGAaggcaggaaaaaaaatcaagtcaCAACCTCATGAACCATCTGTGCTTCTTCCTATAGCTGTTTAGACACATCCACGCCCTCTGGAGCCGAGTAACAGGGAGTACACCGCCACCACCTGACCATCAGATTGCTTCTTGGTCTGGCTCCCCATGTCCAGCACCATCAATTAAATCAATATATAGCAACCACCAAAgataagaaaaaaaattcttgaaATGGAGTTCATCTGCTAGATGAGATCACAAGGTTCTTCTAGCTGCATATGCCGCCACGCCATGTCCAGAGCTCAGATGCTCCGAGTCCGGTTGATTCTGGCGAGCTCCTGCTCCAGCTCGTCGAGGCCACCAACGTCCTCCAGCTCCTGCAATCACCACAACCACAGGCGCGTTGAGACGGACGGTTTACAAGGAAGATCAGGGTGCTTGTCTTGTACTGTGTCACTTGGCCAGTGGTCACAGCACAGCACGGGGACACACGAGAGGAGACGACAAAACGATAGGCGCCATGCGCCTCGCACTCACCTTGGGTCCCAGGAAGAGCCCATACGGTACGCCCTCGAACTTGTCCATGTGGTGTATCTGCCACGGAGCCACGACCACATAATAATCAGCACAAAAATTTTCAGGACATCGCCAAGTTGGTACGTGCTGCTCCAGGGAGCGAGAGGCCGGTAGGCTCGCCGTACGTACCTTGTGAGCGGCAGCCACTCGCCGGAAGTAGGGCACGTCGGCGATGGGGCCGACGGGGAAGCGGCGGTGGACCAGGCCGTCGTGGACGAACATGTATGCCATCCCGAAAAGCGTAATCCCAAGGCCCTGTAGGAAGCAGACACGTGGCGAGTCAGACCCTAATCGGATGGTTCTTGCAGATGGCCCCGGTCAGCCGGAGGGATGCACTAGTGTAGTGGATGGCGGTGGCTTTACCGCGCCGAAGCAGAGGCCGGGGACGAGGCCGCGGTGGAAGAAGCCGTAGGCGAGGAGGGCGATGGCCGGCACGGCGTTGATGATGGCGAAGACGTCGTTGAGCTCGAAGGGCCCGTCGCGCGGCCGGTGGTGCGACTCGTGCATGTGCCACAGGGACGCGTGCCACAGCGCCTTGTGCGCCCACTGCGCCCAGAACTCCATCCCGACCTGCATCACGCCCGAATATTAGCCTGGTGGCCTTCGCCGCCGGCGAGCAAGAGTTGTGCGAAGGTGCCGCGAGCTTACCGCCGCGCCGACGGAGAGCGCGAACGTGCCCAGCATCTCGGTCATCGGCACCTCGCCGCCCTGCACGAACGCGGCGCGCATGTGAGTTTTAGCAACGGCAGCCAGTCAAGTAGTGTACTACAACCGTCCACGCACTTAAATCACGGCTCTACGAACGGCGAGGAAAGATGGCGAAAACGAATGGGTGGCACGTACCTCCATTTGCCAGGCGAAGCGGTAGTACACGGAGGCGATGGCCATGGAGGTGACCCCTAGGCTGGACATGACGGCGGCCACCAGGTACGTCCGCCTCTCGGACTGCTTCCGCGCCTTCCTCTCCGCCACGCGCCGCGCCGCCGCGGACGCCGCCTCTTCCTCCAGCGAAGGCACCGGCACCGTCGCCGGCTCCTGCGGAACGAAGCACGTGACGGTCTCTTGCCCCCTCCTGCGCGCCGTCCGCGTGAACGGGGAGAACGGGAGAGGCCGGCCGGCACGGGAAGGCAGCGTCCGGTaccgcgcggcggcgaggagagggTTCTTGACTGCGAAGCTGGCCATGGTGGAGCCCGAGAGACCAGCGGCCATGGAGGGGGACTCTCACTGCACTTTCGAGCAGGCTATAAATGGACACTGACGGAGCTCGGGAGCTCGaaaggggaaggaagaagagatggGTGACTGGACTGTGCACTGTGGAAGCAAGGCAAAGACGTCAAGCCGCCGAGAGGTTTGGTCTCGTACGCGTGTGCAAACCTGGAGGAAGAAGTGGGGAAACTGCAAATCTGGAGtggaggaagaagtagggaaatcgAAGTGCGCCGTGGGCGCCCCGCGAGCCGTCCGATTCGATCCAACGGCCGTGACCGCGTGTCAGATCGTTCGAACTACTAGGCTGCATCCGTTACTCCGATGGGCATTGTGTGGCCAAGCGCAGTACACGCTCCTGCCACGGCTTCCCTTCTCTTCTCTGGACCGAGACCTCACGGCGACGCCCGCCGTTGGATTGGATACTTTGGTCCGAGAAACGTGAGGCCTCGCCGCCATGGAATGGGGTCAAAAACTCAAAAGTGCGCGGGGAAAACCGAGGGAAAGGGTGAGAAGAAAGAAGCCGAGAATAGCAGATCGACAGCGCGGCGGGTTCGGCCGGTGTAGAACGGAGGGCTGCTGTTTGATGGAGATCCGTCCACGTAACTCTTTGCCGGACACGGCATGGACTTATGTTGTACGCATCAGGCATTTAATGGGGAATCGCAGGGAGTTTGGAGGATTGACCGCATGTGATGTATCCAAATCAATAGATCTTTTTTCGAACTTCGTAAGAAAAAAAGACTTCTTTTCTTTTGAGCACACATCCGGACATCCCCGTCGTGAGATACGCTCGATGATCGAACTGCTGCTGCGTGAACGTAACCCGTTGGGCAGTGTAAATGCGGTGACTCATTTGACACTCCTCTTTCTCCTACTTATCTACTACCATTAAAATGAAGAGAGGTCAAATCCAATTACAAATTTAGACCGTCTAATCCAAGCATCAACTGACTAATTACATCATTAATAGAAAGGCCCGTACTACAAATCAACCGGCTGATAACTGGGAAGTTATCAGCCGCCTTATCTACCGTTCCATCAAGACCGCTACAGACGTTGAATGAGTCAACGGGGTCCTTCTCGGACAAACACAATTTCGCTATATCAGTGCTTCGCTCCTGTCCTTTGTCACAACAAGGCATCGTCCTCGTCCTCCCAACAGTGCCACCTCTTGCTGGTGAACAGCCCCTTGCAGCTTACATCGACGCCATAGCAAGGCGATGCATCGTCGCTGGAAAAGAATCAAAGTCGCCGCCGGCAAGCGCTGCACTACAGTAGCCGGAGCCGCCGGCGAAGCTCCATTGCAACACCGAGAGCTGCATCACAGCTTTGGGGCCGCCGACGAAGCTTCATTGCAACTCTGAGGTTGCATCGCAGCTTCGGACCACCGGCGATCGTTCATTGCAGCACAGGGAGCGGACGGCGAAGCTCCGATGCAGCACCGAGGTTGCACCGCAGCTCCGGGTAGCGTCGACAACCGCTGCATCGCAGCACCGACAACTGCCGGCGACGCTTCGTGGCAGTGCTAGCATAGCTCCATTGAAAGGCTGACAATGCTTCATTGCAGCCCTATCGGAGCTCCATTCGCAGCAAGGGTCATGCTATAAAAAAATCGACGAGCCCCCTGGTTGCAACGCCGGGCACAGCGCAACACTGCTTACCACGCCGCCGCTCTGCACCACATCACTGGATGCTTTGCAGCAGGCGTCGTCGTCGAGGACACCCCGCTGCAAGAGAAGTCCATGCAGCGACAGCGGAAGCAACACACGCTCGTTGTAGCAACGCGGTCTGCAGCACTGGGCATCGCCAAAAACATCAATTTGGAGCAGTGATTAGAGAAGCTCAGAATTAGGGGAGCAGCCCCCATGTCGGAGAGATGCGAGAAACCGGCGAGAGAGACAAAGAGAGGAGCAGcgatgctgtgtggaagaaagggAAAAAATGGATGGCTCATGGCCTCGCGCTGGAGATAAGGAGATAAGAATAAGCGGTTGGTGGGCCCATTGACGCATGGTGTGCCAACACAAAGCTGTTACGACCGATGCGCACTCACGCGCGTCGCGAGATCAAACCTCCATCGGACGGCTAGCGAGACGGTTTACGTGAGCGAAAGTTCAGTCGGATGATTTTGATCATTTTCCATATAAGTCTTTGTTAACGAAACACTAACCCACCCGGTCGCACACGTCTACGTCCATGGCAGCCAACCGCTCCCGCCCACGCCCGCACCCGCCTAGTACCGCCCATGCCCCCACGCCGTCGCCCGGCCCCACCACCCCTCACGCCGCCACACGGCCCCGCCCAGTCCCCGACGCCCCAACACCGTCGCCCAGCTCCCCACCGCGTCATCGCAGCACAACCCCACCTCGCCCCGCCACAGCACCGCCTCCCCGCCCCGCACAAACCCATCTCTTCCCAACCCAGCCCTGCCACCAGTGGCGAAGCCGGGGGGAGGGGGGGGCGAGGGCCAGACGCCCCTAtcgattgccccccccccctcaacaATATTCAAGGGGACTACGCTGGATTCATAGGAGGATGCGAGTTTGACACCTACTGCTAATTAGTATCTCGTCATTAGTTTTTCTTTCTAGGCCAATCTGGCCATTAGCGAACGTAGGCCGGACCTCTATGTACCCTAGTGTTGAGTGGCCCAAGGCCAAAATTGTTAGCCCACGGACCACGAC
This window encodes:
- the LOC123430624 gene encoding beta-carotene 3-hydroxylase, chloroplastic-like, whose translation is MAAGLSGSTMASFAVKNPLLAAARYRTLPSRAGRPLPFSPFTRTARRRGQETVTCFVPQEPATVPVPSLEEEAASAAARRVAERKARKQSERRTYLVAAVMSSLGVTSMAIASVYYRFAWQMEGGEVPMTEMLGTFALSVGAAVGMEFWAQWAHKALWHASLWHMHESHHRPRDGPFELNDVFAIINAVPAIALLAYGFFHRGLVPGLCFGAGLGITLFGMAYMFVHDGLVHRRFPVGPIADVPYFRRVAAAHKIHHMDKFEGVPYGLFLGPKELEDVGGLDELEQELARINRTRSI